The following DNA comes from Ignavibacteria bacterium.
CCAACGATACAATGCAGTATATGCAAGAAAAATATTGAAAAAGCTGTAAATAAGGTTCCGGGAACTATAAATGTGAAGGTGGATAAAGATGAAAAAGTAGCTCACATAAATTATGATAAATCTAAAACTGATCTTACGAAGATAGAAAATGCAATTACAATGGCAGGTTATGACGCTAATGATAAAAAAGCTGATCCTACAGCATACCAGAATCTTGATGATTGCTGCAAATTACCAAAAGACCAAAAAGAAAAATCATCACATTAATTTAAACATAATCTAAAATGAAAAACAAAAAAACATTGATATTATCAATCCTGACTTTTTTCCTATCGTTTGCAGGGTTATATGCTTTTTCTCCGAATTCCAATTTTGAAACTGTATATAATGACAAATTTGTATCAATTACTGATTCAACCGAATCAAAGACTTATACATGCCCAATGCACCCGGAAGTAATTTCAGAAAAACCGGGCAAATGTCCTAAATGCGGTATGGATTTAGAGTTAAAAGAAACTGAGAGCAAAAAAGATGAAAAAAAAGACGAAGGAAATAATCATAAGGGTCATCATGGATGTATGGGTCATTAATTAAAATTAAACACAAAAATAAAATGCAGAAAGAAACAATAAAGATCTCAGGTATGACCTGTAATCATTGTATTAAATCTGTTGAAGATGCTATTAAGCAGCTACCTGTTAATAAATATGAAGTAGAGCTCGGTTCACTTTACGTTGAGTATGATCAGGAAAAGTTAACAGAACAGCAGATATCAGAAGCAATTGAAGAAAGCGGATATGAAATAATTCACTGAAAAGAATATTGTTATGATCGAAAAAATAATAGAATTTTCCGCGCGTAACCGATTTCTGATACTTGTGATGTATCTGGTTATTGCTGGTTTTGGAATTTGGTCAGTATACAACACCCCTGTTGACGCAATACCTGACTTATCTGAGAATCAGGTAATTGTGTTTACTGAATGGATGGGAAGAAGTCCGCAAATTATTGAAGACCAAATAACCTATCCATTAACGCAAAATCTGCAGGGAATCCCTAAAGTAAAAGCAGTTCGTTCTCAGTCAATGTTTGGAATGAGCTTCATTTATGTAATTTTTGAAGATAACGCCGAAATTTATTGGGCAAGAAGCCGTGTACTTGAAAAACTTAACCAGGTGCAAAATACCCTGCCCCTAGGAGTAACTCCGGTAATGGGTCCTGATGGAACGGGGGTAGGTCATGTTTTCTGGTATCACTTAAAAAGTGATAAGTACGATCTGGGTGAGCTTAGAGCTTTGCAGGATTATTATCTGAAATATCAGTTAACATCAGTTGAAGGTGTAGCAGAGGTTGCTTCAATTGGCGGATTTATAAAACAGTACCAGGTTGATATAGATCCTGCTAAACTTTCTTCTTACGGAATCGGAATTAATGATGTTGTTAACTCAATCAGAAACAGCAATAAAGATGTAGGCGGAAAAAACCTGGAATCAAGCGACAAAGAATTTTTTATCAGAGGGAAAGGCTATATTCAAACCCCTTATGATATAGAAGAGATTACAATAAAAGATACAAAGTTCGGTATACCTGTAAGAATTAAAGATCTTGGAACTGTACAGATTGGCGGTGATACCAGACGGGGCTTGCTTGATATGAACGGTGAAGGGGAAGTTGTTGGCGGTATTATAGTTATGCGGTATGGTGAAAATGCATCGGATGTTATTGACAGAGTTAAAGAAAAGCTTGCTGAACTTGAAAAAGGACTGCCTGAAGGTGTTAAAATAGAAACTTCATATGACAGGAGCGATTTAATACATAGTGCAATCAACACACTCAAAGACTCTTTAATAGAGGAAGCAATTGTAGTCAGCCTGATAGTTATGATATTTTTATTTCACTGGCGGAGCGCAATCAGAATTATTATTGAAATACCTGTCTCAATCCTTATAGCATTTATTCTGATGAAACAGTTTAATATTACTTCAAATATAATGAGCCTTGGAGGTCTCATTATCTCTATTGGAGTACTTGTTGACGCTTCGATAGTGATGGTCGAAAATGCATACCGAAACCTGGCAGCAGCTTCGTTAAACGGAGGAACCATAGATTATACGGAAATTTCAGTTAAATCAGCTAAACAGGTAGGCAGGGCTATATTTTTTTCAATTGGAATTATAGTAGTATCATTTCTACCTGTATTTTTACTTGAAGGCCAGGAGGGAAAGCTTTTTCATCCTCTGGCATTTACCAAAACATTTGCCCTGGCAGGTTCAGCAATTATTACAATTACACTCGTTCCAATGCTTATGACCTTATTCATGCGCGGCAAATTTTATCCTGAGAATAAAAACCCCGTAAGTAAATTCTTCAGAATGCTATATGAACCTGTTTTAAACCTTGCGCTAAAATACCGGAAAACAACTCTTGCCATAAATGTATTGGCATTATTGATAACTGTTCCATTAGTTATGAACCGCGGTTCCGAATTTATGCCTTCTCTTGATGAAGGAAGTCTTTTATTTATGCCTACGACCCTGCCTAATGTTTCAATCACAGAAGCAAAAAGAATAATGCAGATGCAGGATAAGATCATTAAATCTGTTCCTGAAGTTGCTCACGTACTTGGTAAAGTTGGAAGGGCTGATACTCCTACTGATCCTGCGCCTATGAATATGATTGAAACTATTATAATACTGAAAGATAAATCTGAATGGCGCGAAGGATTAACTAAGAACGATATAATTGCAGAGCTTAACTCAAAAATGCAGATACCCGGTGTTGGCAACGCGTGGACTCAGCCTATTATAAACAGAATAAATATGCTTTCTACCGGTGTAAGGACTGACCTTGGCATTAAAATATTTGGTGATAACCTTGATACCCTTGAAAAATTAGCAATAGATGCCGAGGAGATAGTAAAGAAGGTCAACGGAGCAGCTGATGTATTTGCGGAAAGAACTCAGGGCGGTAAATATATTGATATAGATATCAAGCGTGATGTTATTTCAAGGTATGGATTGAATGTTGGCGATGTGCAGGATGTAATAGAAACTGCAATTGGCGGTGAAAACATTTCTAACACAGTAGAAGGCAGAAGAAGATTCCCGATACGTGTAAGATACTTCAGGGATTACAGGGAAGATATCGATAAATTAAAAAATATATTGGTAACCGTAGGCTCCTCTGGTTCATCAATGCAGGAGGATGCAGGTTCAGAAATGAGCAACTCTTCTGTATCAAACAGTTCCGAAAGTAATGTTTTCCAGATTCCGCTTGGGGAATTGGCAGATATTAAAATAACATCGGGACCTCCTATGATATCCAGTGAAAATAATATGCTCCGCTCAATAATATTCCTGAATGTCCGAGGGCGCGATATGGGCGGCTTTGTAAATGAAGCAAAGGATGTTCTGGATAGAAAATTTGCTCCTAACTTACCAAAAGGTTATTATTATACATGGAGCGGACAGTGGGAAAACCAGATTAGGGCTAAAGAACGCCTGGAGATTGTTATGCCTATTGTTTTCCTGATAATTTTTGTAATGCTTTATATGGTTTTTAAAAATTTCCTTGAATCTATTCTTGTTATGTTATCTGTGCCGTTTGCTTTAATAGGAGGAGTGTACCTGATGACTATGCTTGATTATAATTTTTCTGTAGCTGTGTGGGTTGGGTTTATTGCGTTGTACGGTCTGGCTGTTGAAACAGGTGTAGTTATGGTTATATATCTGCATGAAGCTTTGGATAAAAAATTAATCGAAAAAAATGATATATTGACAACAAAGGATATTGTTGATGCAACAAAAGACGGCGCAATATTAAGACTTAGACCAAAATTGATGACAGTCGCTACAAACCTGATAGGTTTAGTCCCGATTATGTGGGCAACCGGTACAGGCGCTGATCTTGCAAAACCAATCGCAGTTCCAATGATTGGCGGAGTTATTACTTCAGCTATTCATGTGCTTTTTGTAACACCGATAATCTTTGTAATGATAAAAGTTTACTTGAACAAACGAGGAAAACTGCATAAATCGGATATGGCAAAGTTTATGGTGCATTGATTGTTGTTCATCAATTACATTGTGTAGTCGACAAATTATATAATAAAAAAGCCCAAATCGTCTGATTTGAGCCTTATCTGTGGGCAGTGAGGGATTCGAACCCCCGACATCTTGCTTGTAAGGCAAG
Coding sequences within:
- a CDS encoding heavy-metal-associated domain-containing protein → MQKETIKISGMTCNHCIKSVEDAIKQLPVNKYEVELGSLYVEYDQEKLTEQQISEAIEESGYEIIH
- a CDS encoding efflux RND transporter permease subunit; this translates as MIEKIIEFSARNRFLILVMYLVIAGFGIWSVYNTPVDAIPDLSENQVIVFTEWMGRSPQIIEDQITYPLTQNLQGIPKVKAVRSQSMFGMSFIYVIFEDNAEIYWARSRVLEKLNQVQNTLPLGVTPVMGPDGTGVGHVFWYHLKSDKYDLGELRALQDYYLKYQLTSVEGVAEVASIGGFIKQYQVDIDPAKLSSYGIGINDVVNSIRNSNKDVGGKNLESSDKEFFIRGKGYIQTPYDIEEITIKDTKFGIPVRIKDLGTVQIGGDTRRGLLDMNGEGEVVGGIIVMRYGENASDVIDRVKEKLAELEKGLPEGVKIETSYDRSDLIHSAINTLKDSLIEEAIVVSLIVMIFLFHWRSAIRIIIEIPVSILIAFILMKQFNITSNIMSLGGLIISIGVLVDASIVMVENAYRNLAAASLNGGTIDYTEISVKSAKQVGRAIFFSIGIIVVSFLPVFLLEGQEGKLFHPLAFTKTFALAGSAIITITLVPMLMTLFMRGKFYPENKNPVSKFFRMLYEPVLNLALKYRKTTLAINVLALLITVPLVMNRGSEFMPSLDEGSLLFMPTTLPNVSITEAKRIMQMQDKIIKSVPEVAHVLGKVGRADTPTDPAPMNMIETIIILKDKSEWREGLTKNDIIAELNSKMQIPGVGNAWTQPIINRINMLSTGVRTDLGIKIFGDNLDTLEKLAIDAEEIVKKVNGAADVFAERTQGGKYIDIDIKRDVISRYGLNVGDVQDVIETAIGGENISNTVEGRRRFPIRVRYFRDYREDIDKLKNILVTVGSSGSSMQEDAGSEMSNSSVSNSSESNVFQIPLGELADIKITSGPPMISSENNMLRSIIFLNVRGRDMGGFVNEAKDVLDRKFAPNLPKGYYYTWSGQWENQIRAKERLEIVMPIVFLIIFVMLYMVFKNFLESILVMLSVPFALIGGVYLMTMLDYNFSVAVWVGFIALYGLAVETGVVMVIYLHEALDKKLIEKNDILTTKDIVDATKDGAILRLRPKLMTVATNLIGLVPIMWATGTGADLAKPIAVPMIGGVITSAIHVLFVTPIIFVMIKVYLNKRGKLHKSDMAKFMVH
- a CDS encoding heavy-metal-associated domain-containing protein, with product MNKVIIKTITISFMVFAVLLIFGCGKKENTENQNDKQQSNQTKEQEMQKTADKNAEHVEIKLPTIQCSICKKNIEKAVNKVPGTINVKVDKDEKVAHINYDKSKTDLTKIENAITMAGYDANDKKADPTAYQNLDDCCKLPKDQKEKSSH